In the Phaeobacter piscinae genome, GGCCATCGTAGGGCTTGAAACGCTGTTGCGGCATCGTCCACTGATTGAAAACCGCCGGTTTGGTCTGCGGTTGCCCCCTGCTGAGGTCGCAGAGATCCGCGCAGCGCTGCAACGTGAGTTTGGTCTGCCGCGCAGCGCCTTCATCGACCAAAGCGCGCTCAAGGCGCAGTCGTTGGCGATTTTTGACCGGACCTTTGTGGTGACGGGGGCGCTGAACCTTCTGACCTTTGGCGTGGCGGGGTTTGCCATGCTTACCAGCCTGTTGACACTCTGGAGCCAGCGCTTGCCGCAATTGGCGCCGATCTGGGCCATGGGGCTGACGCGGCAACAGTTGGCCCGGTATGAAATCCTGCGCAGCGTGATCCTTGCGGCGCTGACTGCACTGTTGGCGCTGCCTTTGGGGTTGCTGCTGGGTTGGGCGCTTCTGGCCGTCGTCAACGTTGAGGCCTTTGGCTGGCGCTTGCCGATGTCGCTGTTTCCATTGGACTGGCTGCAATTGCTGCTGATGGCGCTTGCGGCGGCAACGCTGGCCGCCGCCCTGCCCGCCCGCCGGCTGTCGAAGCTGAAACCCGCCGATCTGTTGAGGGTCTTTGCCAATGAACGTTAAAGGCGCCCTTGCGGCAGTTGTCAGCAAATTCACCCTGGCGGCGACATTGCTGGCGCTGTCCGCACCGCCCGCTGCCGCGCAGGGCTATGCCGGATTGGGAACCGAGGCGGAGGGCTTTGCCGTGCCGGTCCCCGGTCGCCCGCTGGTATTTCCACGCGATCACGCCCCCCATCCCGACTACCGGATTGAATGGTGGTATCTGACGGCCAACCTGACCGGGGACGACGGGCGTGATTACGGCGTGCAATGGACGCTGTTTCGCTCAGCGCTGCGACCCGGCGACGACAGGCAGGATGACGCAGGATCGGTGTGGACCAATCCACAGATCTGGATGGGGCACGCAGGGTTGACGACGCCTGACGCCCATCACTCCGCCGAGCGGCTGGCCCGCGGTGGCATCGGTCAGGCCGGTGTTATGGCAGCGCCGTTTGAGGCCTATATCGACGATTGGCACATGCGCAGCCGCGACCAATACCTGCGAGATCTGACCTTGCGCGCAACGGGCGAGAGCTTCCGCTATGACCTGTCGCTTAGCGCAGAGGGGCCGCCGGTGATGCAGGGTGATGCCGGCTATTCGGTGAAATCGGCGGATGGGCAGGCAAGTTACTATTATTCCCAGCCGCATTACCAGGTAACCGGGACGCTGGACCTGCCGGACGGACCTGTGGCGGTGACGGGGGAAGGCTGGCTTGATCGTGAATGGTCCAGCCAGCCGCTGTCAG is a window encoding:
- a CDS encoding lipocalin-like domain-containing protein, producing MNVKGALAAVVSKFTLAATLLALSAPPAAAQGYAGLGTEAEGFAVPVPGRPLVFPRDHAPHPDYRIEWWYLTANLTGDDGRDYGVQWTLFRSALRPGDDRQDDAGSVWTNPQIWMGHAGLTTPDAHHSAERLARGGIGQAGVMAAPFEAYIDDWHMRSRDQYLRDLTLRATGESFRYDLSLSAEGPPVMQGDAGYSVKSADGQASYYYSQPHYQVTGTLDLPDGPVAVTGEGWLDREWSSQPLSEDQSGWDWFSLRFNSGEKLMGFQLRGASPFTSGTWIAVDGTPTPLEPGSLQATPVTFTEVAGRKVPTEWQLRLPARGLDVRVSAMNPQSWMEMSFPYWEGPVRLSGSHVGKGYLEMTGYGTPAD